Proteins encoded within one genomic window of Procambarus clarkii isolate CNS0578487 chromosome 31, FALCON_Pclarkii_2.0, whole genome shotgun sequence:
- the LOC138370260 gene encoding eukaryotic translation initiation factor 3 subunit A-like: protein MERVLLPRRLEALVGELYWHVSGASRRYWDVIGTSQRYWDVSGASRRNWDVSGTSQRYWDVSGASRRYWDVIGTSRRYWAVSGASRRNWDVSGASRRYWAVSGASRRNWDVSGASRRNWDVSGASRRNWDVSGASRRNWDVSGASRRYWDVIGTSQRYWDVSGASRRNWDVSGASRRNWDVSGASRRNWDVSGASRRYWAVSGASRRNWDVSGASRRYWDVIGTSQRYWDVSGASRRNWDTRGDF, encoded by the coding sequence ATGGAGAGAGTGCTGCTCCCACGCCGTCTGGAGGCGTTAGTGGGAGAACTTTACTGGCACGTCAGCGGGGCTTCTCGACGCTACTGGGACGTCATCGGGACTTCTCAACGTTACTGGGACGTAAGCGGGGCTTCTCGACGTAACTGGGACGTAAGCGGGACTTCTCAACGTTACTGGGACGTCAGCGGGGCTTCTCGACGCTACTGGGACGTTATCGGGACTTCTCGACGTTACTGGGCCGTCAGCGGGGCTTCTCGACGTAACTGGGACGTCAGCGGGGCTTCTCGACGTTACTGGGCCGTCAGCGGGGCTTCTCGACGTAACTGGGACGTCAGCGGGGCTTCTCGACGTAACTGGGACGTCAGCGGGGCTTCTCGACGTAACTGGGACGTCAGCGGGGCTTCTCGACGTAACTGGGACGTCAGCGGGGCTTCTAGACGTTACTGGGACGTCATCGGGACTTCTCAACGTTACTGGGACGTCAGCGGGGCTTCTCGACGTAACTGGGACGTCAGCGGGGCTTCTCGACGTAACTGGGACGTCAGCGGGGCTTCTCGACGTAACTGGGACGTCAGCGGGGCTTCTCGACGTTACTGGGCCGTCAGCGGGGCTTCTCGACGTAACTGGGACGTAAGCGGGGCTTCTCGACGCTACTGGGACGTCATCGGGACTTCTCAACGTTACTGGGACGTCAGCGGGGCTTCTCGACGTAACTGGGACACAAGGGGGGACTTCTAA